The following coding sequences are from one Candidatus Desulfatibia profunda window:
- a CDS encoding serine/threonine protein kinase, producing the protein MAIKLSGKDEMKGKPDIQKIKQVAPEVYDPEEIGSGGFKVVYKAQVKGKIEAVKLVQIPSDENDRTIRDENLRRIVREVDILAKCSSPYLVKLGSILPRECEVDEVEYVIYSEEYIPGETLRKMILAGQRPTKEDLAELAICTFKAVRELSGMNVIHRDIKPDNIIKSNDLKRPYILLDLGIAFQIGGTRLTRDSARIPGTLYYIAPEMLDQRFRQNLDYRADLYTIALTLYEFASGDNPFAHRDDPQFTTLYRIKTIKPRPLQEFRNDLPTPMCKLIDQLMRKIPALRPANIEQLIKQVEAYR; encoded by the coding sequence GTGGCAATCAAGCTATCTGGAAAAGATGAAATGAAAGGCAAACCTGATATTCAAAAAATCAAGCAAGTTGCACCGGAGGTCTATGACCCAGAAGAAATCGGCTCCGGTGGTTTCAAGGTCGTCTACAAGGCCCAGGTCAAAGGCAAGATCGAGGCTGTGAAACTGGTTCAAATCCCAAGTGATGAAAATGATAGAACCATTCGGGATGAGAATTTGCGCCGAATTGTCCGAGAAGTCGATATTTTGGCCAAATGCAGCAGCCCTTATCTGGTCAAACTTGGTTCGATTTTGCCACGGGAATGTGAAGTCGATGAAGTTGAGTACGTGATCTATTCTGAAGAATACATTCCTGGGGAAACCCTCCGGAAAATGATCCTGGCTGGTCAGAGGCCAACGAAGGAAGATCTGGCTGAATTGGCGATCTGCACGTTCAAAGCAGTCCGTGAATTGTCCGGGATGAACGTCATCCATCGGGACATCAAGCCCGATAACATCATTAAAAGCAATGATCTCAAACGTCCTTACATATTGCTCGACCTCGGCATTGCGTTTCAAATTGGAGGAACACGACTAACTCGAGATAGTGCGAGGATTCCAGGAACGCTTTACTATATCGCACCGGAAATGCTTGACCAGAGATTCAGGCAAAACCTGGACTATCGCGCTGATCTTTACACAATTGCGCTGACATTGTATGAATTCGCTTCTGGAGACAACCCATTTGCGCACCGCGATGATCCTCAGTTCACGACTCTTTACCGTATCAAGACAATAAAACCAAGGCCGCTTCAGGAGTTTCGAAATGATTTGCCGACTCCAATGTGTAAATTGATTGATCAATTAATGAGAAAAATTCCCGCATTGAGACCTGCCAATATAGAACAATTAATCAAACAAGTGGAGGCGTATCGATGA
- a CDS encoding DUF4338 domain-containing protein produces the protein MEPVVFRYRAREFTYQDIEDIRHTVALHASRGRSHISRVLCQQWHWVQPNGKFKEYAARDLLLRLEEQGYIKLPLRLRPKNNLKCKCFAQIPIFNQEPLCGNVGLHPGFEIVLVDGTDDYLWGFLLHHYHYLGLPKLVGEHLKYLVYLDGQVVACLAWASAAFKVKSRDDFIGWNADTRHRRLYLIANNTRFLVLPWVSVKHLASKILALNCKRLSHDWYKRYQHRLLLTETFVDTARFAGTCYKAANWLYVGHTRGSAKRGNRYQHHGQSKAVYLYPLNRHFKKELAGDQG, from the coding sequence ATGGAACCGGTTGTTTTTCGCTATCGCGCTCGCGAGTTCACATACCAGGATATTGAAGATATCCGGCATACAGTTGCCTTGCATGCAAGCCGCGGCCGCAGCCATATTTCCCGCGTTTTATGCCAGCAGTGGCACTGGGTTCAACCCAACGGCAAGTTCAAAGAATATGCGGCCCGTGATCTTCTTTTGCGCCTGGAAGAACAAGGCTATATCAAACTGCCGCTCCGGCTGCGCCCGAAAAACAATTTAAAGTGCAAATGTTTTGCACAGATCCCCATTTTCAACCAAGAACCACTTTGCGGCAATGTTGGCCTGCACCCGGGCTTTGAGATCGTCCTGGTTGATGGCACCGATGATTACCTATGGGGCTTTTTACTGCACCATTACCACTACCTGGGGCTGCCCAAGCTTGTCGGCGAACATTTAAAGTACCTGGTTTATCTCGATGGCCAAGTGGTCGCCTGCCTGGCCTGGGCCAGCGCGGCCTTTAAGGTCAAAAGCCGCGATGATTTTATTGGCTGGAACGCAGACACCAGGCACCGCCGTCTTTATCTGATTGCCAATAACACCCGTTTTCTGGTGCTACCCTGGGTTAGTGTTAAGCATCTGGCTTCCAAGATCCTGGCACTCAATTGCAAACGTTTATCCCATGATTGGTATAAGCGCTATCAGCATCGCCTCTTGCTGACCGAAACCTTTGTTGACACCGCCCGTTTTGCCGGCACGTGCTACAAGGCGGCCAACTGGTTGTATGTAGGCCATACCCGCGGCAGCGCTAAAAGAGGCAATCGCTACCAGCACCATGGCCAATCCAAGGCCGTGTATCTTTATCCGCTGAACCGGCACTTTAAAAAGGAGCTTGCCGGTGACCAGGGATGA